One Tissierellales bacterium genomic window carries:
- a CDS encoding type I restriction-modification system subunit M N-terminal domain-containing protein, producing MQTNEKQQEQQRELHTKLWAIANDLRGNMEANEFKNYILGLIFYRYLSEKVENRANDLLSEDD from the coding sequence ATGCAAACAAATGAAAAACAACAAGAACAACAAAGAGAGCTTCACACAAAGTTATGGGCAATAGCAAATGACTTAAGAGGAAATATGGAAGCTAATGAATTTAAAAACTACATACTAGGATTAATATTTTATAGATACCTTAGTGAAAAAGTAGAAAATAGAGCAAATGACCTATTAAGCGAAGACGATA